In the Streptomyces sp. 840.1 genome, one interval contains:
- a CDS encoding ABC transporter permease/substrate binding protein → MFRLHLGDWVDSAVDWLQTHLAWLFDAISSIVSGMFDGIAAVLSAPAPLLFAGIVAVIAWWLRGLLAGVLAFVGFALIDSVELWDEAMDTLTLVLVATIVTLVLAVPLGIWASRSKTVSAVTRPVLDFMQTMPAMVYLIPGVIFFGVGVVPGIIATIIFALPPGVRMTELGIRQVDGELVEAAEAFGTTSRNTLLRVQLPLALPTIMAGINQVIMLGLSMVVIAGMVGGGGLGGSVYRAIGNVDVGLGFEAGISIVILAMYLDRMTSALGREVSPLARRALAKAQAVAGGLKVWNYRPQPVVAVAGIVVLALVAGSMSLFGGSSDSDNTAEGDPKNVGAGKTISMGYIPWDEGIASTFLWKELLEQRGFKVDAKQYEAGALYTGMANGQIDFETDSWLPVTHAAYWKKYKDRLDDMGSWFGPTTLELAVPSYVKDVKTLDDLKGKGSKFKGRVVGIEPSAGETGLLKDKILPGYGLDKEYKVVDGSTPSMLAELKRAYAKKDPIVVPLWSPHWAYNQYDLTKLKDTKNLWGKGDGIHTLSRKGFSDENPEVGKWLKNFKMTEDQLTSLEAQIQKSGSGKEQEAVRTWLKANPGFADKAAPVAKAATSKGANGKDERERAVEMAWFPWEEDIAATYLWKAVLEDRGYKINLKQFEVGPMYTAMSRGQIDVQFDGWLPYTQKNYWDKYGSKLTDIGSWYGPTSIEVAVPDYVKGVKSLADLKGKSDEFKGRIVGIEPGTATMENLKKNVLPKYGLDKEYKVVDSSTPGMLAELKRAYAKKEPIAVLLWTPHWAYNEYKMTKLQDPQKAFGEGDRLHTIGSKDFPKNYPQLTKWFKNFKLSEDQLGGLENEIQKQGTGHEEEAVKAWMDKNPGIADKMAPQQ, encoded by the coding sequence GTGTTTAGGCTCCACCTCGGCGACTGGGTCGACTCCGCCGTCGACTGGCTCCAGACCCACCTGGCCTGGCTCTTCGACGCCATCAGCTCCATAGTCAGCGGAATGTTCGACGGCATAGCCGCCGTGCTCTCCGCCCCCGCACCCCTGCTCTTCGCGGGCATCGTCGCCGTCATCGCCTGGTGGCTGCGCGGTCTGCTCGCCGGTGTGCTCGCGTTCGTCGGCTTCGCCCTCATCGACTCGGTCGAGCTGTGGGACGAAGCGATGGACACGCTCACCCTGGTACTCGTCGCGACGATCGTGACGCTGGTACTGGCCGTCCCGCTCGGTATCTGGGCCTCGCGCTCAAAGACCGTCAGCGCGGTGACCAGGCCGGTCCTGGACTTCATGCAGACCATGCCCGCCATGGTCTACCTGATCCCCGGCGTCATCTTCTTCGGCGTCGGCGTCGTCCCCGGCATCATCGCCACCATCATCTTCGCGCTGCCCCCGGGCGTCCGGATGACCGAGCTCGGCATCCGCCAGGTCGACGGTGAACTCGTCGAGGCCGCCGAGGCCTTCGGTACCACCTCGCGCAACACCCTGCTGCGGGTGCAGTTGCCGCTCGCGCTGCCCACGATCATGGCGGGCATCAACCAGGTCATCATGCTGGGCCTGTCCATGGTGGTCATCGCCGGCATGGTCGGCGGCGGCGGCCTCGGTGGCTCCGTCTACCGCGCCATCGGCAACGTCGACGTCGGCCTCGGCTTCGAGGCCGGTATCTCCATCGTCATCCTGGCGATGTACCTGGACCGGATGACCAGCGCGCTGGGCCGCGAGGTCTCCCCGCTGGCCCGCCGCGCGCTCGCCAAGGCGCAGGCCGTGGCCGGTGGACTGAAGGTGTGGAACTACCGCCCGCAGCCCGTCGTCGCCGTGGCCGGCATCGTCGTCCTGGCGCTCGTCGCCGGGAGCATGAGCCTGTTCGGCGGCTCCTCGGACTCGGACAACACCGCCGAGGGCGACCCGAAGAACGTCGGCGCCGGCAAGACCATCAGCATGGGTTACATCCCGTGGGACGAGGGAATCGCCTCCACCTTCCTCTGGAAGGAGCTGCTGGAGCAGCGCGGCTTCAAGGTCGACGCCAAGCAGTACGAGGCCGGCGCGCTGTACACCGGTATGGCCAACGGCCAGATCGACTTCGAGACCGACTCCTGGCTGCCGGTCACCCACGCCGCGTACTGGAAGAAGTACAAGGACCGCCTGGACGACATGGGCTCCTGGTTCGGACCCACCACGCTGGAACTGGCCGTCCCTTCGTACGTGAAGGACGTCAAGACCCTGGACGACCTCAAGGGCAAGGGCTCGAAGTTCAAGGGCCGCGTCGTGGGCATCGAGCCGAGCGCCGGTGAGACGGGCCTGCTCAAGGACAAGATCCTGCCGGGCTACGGCCTGGACAAGGAGTACAAGGTCGTCGACGGCTCCACGCCGTCCATGCTGGCCGAGCTGAAGCGCGCGTACGCCAAGAAGGACCCCATCGTGGTTCCGCTCTGGTCGCCGCACTGGGCGTACAACCAGTACGACCTGACCAAGCTCAAGGACACCAAGAACCTCTGGGGCAAGGGCGACGGCATCCACACGCTGAGCCGCAAGGGCTTCTCCGACGAGAACCCCGAGGTCGGCAAGTGGCTGAAGAACTTCAAGATGACCGAGGACCAGCTCACCAGTCTTGAGGCGCAGATCCAGAAGAGCGGATCCGGCAAGGAGCAGGAAGCCGTCCGCACCTGGCTGAAGGCCAACCCGGGATTCGCCGACAAGGCGGCCCCGGTCGCGAAGGCCGCCACCTCCAAGGGCGCCAACGGCAAGGACGAGCGCGAGCGCGCCGTCGAGATGGCCTGGTTCCCGTGGGAGGAGGACATCGCCGCCACGTACCTGTGGAAGGCCGTCCTGGAGGACCGCGGTTACAAGATCAACCTCAAGCAGTTCGAGGTCGGCCCGATGTACACCGCGATGTCCCGCGGCCAGATCGACGTGCAGTTCGACGGCTGGCTCCCGTACACCCAGAAGAACTACTGGGACAAGTACGGTTCGAAGCTCACGGACATCGGCTCGTGGTACGGCCCCACCTCGATCGAGGTCGCGGTGCCCGACTACGTGAAGGGCGTCAAGTCCCTGGCGGACCTCAAGGGCAAGAGCGACGAGTTCAAGGGCCGGATCGTCGGCATCGAGCCGGGTACCGCCACGATGGAGAACCTCAAGAAGAACGTGCTGCCGAAGTACGGCCTCGACAAGGAGTACAAGGTCGTCGACTCCTCGACGCCCGGCATGCTGGCCGAGCTGAAGCGCGCGTACGCCAAGAAGGAGCCCATCGCCGTACTCCTGTGGACCCCGCACTGGGCCTACAACGAGTACAAGATGACCAAGCTCCAGGACCCGCAGAAGGCGTTCGGCGAGGGAGACCGGCTGCACACCATCGGTTCCAAGGACTTCCCGAAGAACTACCCGCAGCTGACCAAGTGGTTCAAGAACTTCAAGCTGAGCGAGGACCAGCTCGGCGGCCTGGAGAACGAGATCCAGAAGCAGGGCACGGGGCACGAGGAGGAAGCCGTGAAGGCCTGGATGGACAAGAATCCGGGCATCGCGGACAAGATGGCTCCGCAGCAGTAA
- a CDS encoding helix-turn-helix transcriptional regulator produces MDDKETLRVGAAVRRQRRSLGLTLAAVATRSGLSVPFLSQIENERARPSARSLDRVADALETTTARLRAAADSARAVDVVRGAPEDGDGVRRVVRGRHQLSALEFTGELDLGREFQHRNDEVMYVAEGAAEVEAEGQAYRLERGDTLFLSGGVRHRWRATVPGTRLLFVAVAEHIDATFDPRR; encoded by the coding sequence ATGGACGACAAGGAAACACTCCGGGTGGGCGCGGCGGTCCGACGGCAGCGCAGGTCCCTGGGGCTCACGCTGGCCGCGGTCGCGACGCGCAGTGGCCTGTCCGTACCGTTCCTCAGCCAGATCGAGAACGAACGGGCCAGACCCAGCGCCCGGTCCCTGGACCGGGTCGCGGACGCGCTGGAGACCACCACCGCGCGGCTGCGGGCCGCCGCCGACTCGGCGCGCGCCGTGGACGTCGTGCGCGGCGCACCGGAGGACGGCGACGGGGTACGCCGGGTGGTACGCGGCCGCCACCAGCTCAGCGCCCTCGAATTCACCGGCGAGCTCGACCTGGGGCGCGAGTTCCAGCACCGCAACGACGAGGTCATGTACGTGGCCGAGGGCGCGGCGGAGGTGGAGGCCGAGGGCCAGGCGTACCGGCTGGAGCGCGGCGACACGCTGTTCCTCTCGGGCGGGGTGCGCCACCGCTGGCGGGCCACGGTCCCCGGCACCCGGCTGCTGTTCGTGGCGGTCGCGGAACACATCGACGCGACGTTCGACCCTCGCCGCTGA
- a CDS encoding helical backbone metal receptor, with product MRVVSLVPSLTEAVAGSGPGLLVGVTDWCTHPAGLRAARVGGTKNPDVPAILALRPDLVVANEEENREPDLAALRDAGTEVLLTTVRTLDDAFAELDRLLTAACGLPRPRWLDEAEAAWAALPPPSAPRRAVVPVWRKPWMVLGRDTFAGDLLARLGVHNVYADHAERYPRIPLHELNAVGADLVVLPDEPYRFTAADGPEAFPALPAALVDGRFLTWYGPSLVRAPEALRAALG from the coding sequence GTGCGGGTCGTCTCCCTCGTCCCCTCGCTCACCGAGGCCGTCGCCGGGAGCGGCCCCGGGCTGCTGGTCGGCGTCACCGACTGGTGCACCCACCCCGCCGGGCTGCGCGCCGCCCGCGTCGGAGGTACCAAGAACCCCGACGTGCCCGCGATCCTCGCCCTGCGACCCGATCTCGTCGTGGCCAACGAGGAGGAGAACCGGGAACCCGACCTCGCCGCGCTCCGGGACGCCGGGACCGAGGTCCTCCTCACCACCGTCCGCACGCTCGACGACGCCTTCGCGGAGCTGGACCGGCTCCTGACCGCGGCCTGCGGGCTGCCGAGGCCCCGCTGGCTGGACGAGGCCGAGGCCGCCTGGGCGGCGCTGCCGCCGCCGTCCGCCCCGCGCCGTGCCGTCGTCCCCGTCTGGCGCAAGCCCTGGATGGTCCTGGGCCGCGACACCTTCGCCGGCGACCTGCTGGCCCGGCTGGGCGTGCACAACGTCTACGCGGACCATGCCGAGCGCTACCCCCGCATCCCGCTCCACGAGCTGAACGCGGTCGGCGCCGACCTGGTCGTGCTGCCCGACGAGCCGTACCGGTTCACCGCGGCCGACGGGCCCGAGGCCTTCCCCGCGCTGCCCGCCGCACTCGTCGACGGGCGTTTCCTCACCTGGTACGGGCCGTCACTGGTGCGGGCGCCCGAGGCGCTGCGGGCGGCGCTCGGCTGA
- a CDS encoding aminoglycoside phosphotransferase family protein, whose amino-acid sequence MTVTAPPASGVRHDWAELPASVRRAVEGILGAPVIEARSQSGGFSPGVAARVRLADGGRAFVKAVSAEVNAGAPDLHRAEARHTAALPPHAPVPRLLGSYDDGTCVALVLEDIEGRQPAVPWDRAELDRVLDAVDALSRSLTPAPIDAPPVTLRDASMFTGWRTLHAAGGDAGLGPWAARHLGALAELESGWAAAADGDSLAHADLRADNILLTEDRVVFVDWPHAVRAAPWFDLLAMLPCVAAQGGPVPEAVFTAHPLGRDADPAAVCAVLAALAGYFVAHSLRPAPPGLPTLRAFQAAQGAAALDWLRDRLGHRLG is encoded by the coding sequence ATGACCGTCACCGCACCGCCCGCCTCCGGCGTCCGCCACGACTGGGCCGAGCTGCCGGCCTCCGTGCGCCGCGCCGTCGAGGGCATCCTCGGCGCACCCGTCATCGAGGCCCGCAGCCAGAGCGGCGGCTTCTCGCCCGGCGTCGCCGCACGGGTCAGGCTCGCCGACGGCGGCCGGGCGTTCGTCAAGGCGGTGAGCGCCGAGGTGAACGCCGGAGCCCCGGACCTGCACCGCGCCGAGGCCCGTCACACCGCCGCACTCCCGCCGCACGCCCCGGTACCCCGGCTGCTCGGCTCGTACGACGACGGCACCTGCGTCGCGCTCGTCCTGGAGGACATCGAGGGCCGTCAGCCCGCCGTCCCCTGGGACCGGGCCGAACTCGACCGCGTCCTGGACGCCGTCGACGCACTCAGCCGCTCCCTCACCCCGGCGCCGATCGACGCGCCCCCCGTCACGCTGCGTGACGCCTCGATGTTCACCGGCTGGCGGACCCTGCACGCGGCAGGGGGCGACGCCGGCCTCGGCCCCTGGGCCGCGCGCCACCTCGGCGCACTGGCGGAACTGGAGTCCGGCTGGGCGGCGGCGGCCGACGGCGACAGCCTCGCCCACGCCGACCTGCGCGCCGACAACATCCTGCTCACCGAGGACCGGGTCGTCTTCGTCGACTGGCCGCACGCGGTGCGGGCCGCGCCCTGGTTCGACCTGCTGGCGATGCTGCCCTGCGTCGCGGCGCAGGGCGGACCCGTCCCGGAGGCCGTCTTCACGGCCCACCCGCTCGGCCGCGACGCCGACCCGGCAGCGGTCTGCGCCGTGCTCGCCGCCCTGGCCGGCTACTTCGTGGCGCACTCCCTGCGGCCCGCCCCGCCGGGCCTGCCCACACTCCGGGCCTTCCAGGCGGCCCAGGGCGCCGCCGCACTGGACTGGCTACGCGACAGGCTCGGTCACCGGCTCGGATAG
- a CDS encoding gamma-glutamyl-gamma-aminobutyrate hydrolase family protein — protein MNRPLIGISTYLVDSARWGLWDLPATLLPAGYSRLVREAGGLAVLLPPDAPELAASVVARLDAVVVAGGPDVDPARYGAGRDPRTGPPAAERDAWEGALIGAALESGTPLLGICRGMQLLNTVLGGTLTQHLDGHTGPGGAPGVFGTHTVTAVPGTRYASVVRGDCAVPTYHHQAVDRLGAGLVASAHAADGAVEAVELPGPGWVLGVQWHPEMGDDVRVMAALVAAALSEPVTEPVA, from the coding sequence ATGAACCGCCCGCTGATCGGGATCAGTACCTATCTGGTGGATTCGGCGCGCTGGGGCCTGTGGGATCTGCCCGCGACCCTGCTGCCCGCCGGGTACAGCCGTCTGGTCCGTGAGGCCGGCGGCCTGGCCGTCCTGCTCCCGCCGGACGCGCCGGAGCTGGCGGCGTCGGTGGTGGCGCGGCTCGACGCGGTGGTGGTCGCGGGCGGACCGGATGTGGACCCGGCGCGGTACGGGGCCGGGCGCGATCCCCGGACCGGGCCGCCCGCGGCGGAGCGGGACGCCTGGGAGGGGGCCCTGATCGGGGCGGCGCTGGAGTCCGGCACCCCGTTGCTCGGGATCTGCCGGGGGATGCAGCTGCTGAACACGGTCCTGGGCGGCACGCTGACGCAGCATCTGGACGGGCACACGGGCCCCGGCGGGGCGCCGGGGGTGTTCGGCACGCACACGGTGACGGCGGTGCCGGGGACGCGGTACGCCTCCGTGGTGCGCGGCGACTGCGCCGTACCCACCTACCACCACCAGGCCGTGGACCGGCTGGGCGCGGGCCTGGTGGCGTCGGCGCACGCGGCGGACGGCGCGGTGGAGGCCGTGGAGCTGCCGGGCCCCGGCTGGGTCCTCGGGGTGCAGTGGCATCCGGAGATGGGCGACGACGTGCGGGTGATGGCGGCCCTGGTGGCGGCGGCCCTATCCGAGCCGGTGACCGAGCCTGTCGCGTAG
- a CDS encoding glutamine synthetase family protein: MSDRTAPLAVEELRLLVDSGEIDTVVLAFPDMQGRLQGKRFAASFFLDEVVPHGTEGCNYLLAVDTEMNTVDGYAMSSWDRGYGDFAMLPDLTTLRRVPWNESTAMVTADLAWSDGSPVLAAPRQILRRQLARLAEHGYTAHAGTELEFIVFKDTYEQAWDRGYRGLTPANQYNVDYSVLGTGRVEPLLRRIRNEMAGAGLTVESAKGECNPGQHEIVFRYDEALVTCDQHAVYKTGAKEIAAQEGVALTFMAKFNEREGNSCHIHLSLRSTDDPGRSVMADEDGAMSPVMRHFLAGQLAALRDFSVLYAPNINSYKRFQPGSFAPTAVAWGADNRTCALRVVGHGQSLRFENRLPGGDVNPYLAVAGLVAAGLYGIEQGLELPEPCAGNAYTAAYDHVPTTLREAAGLWEHSEIAKAAFGEETVAHYANMARVELAAFDAAVTDWEIKRSFERL; encoded by the coding sequence GTGTCCGACCGAACAGCCCCGCTCGCCGTCGAGGAACTGCGGCTCCTCGTCGACAGCGGTGAGATCGACACCGTGGTGCTGGCCTTCCCCGACATGCAGGGGCGGCTCCAGGGCAAACGCTTCGCCGCCTCCTTCTTCCTCGACGAGGTCGTGCCGCACGGCACCGAGGGCTGCAACTACCTCCTGGCCGTCGACACCGAGATGAACACCGTCGACGGCTACGCCATGTCCTCCTGGGACCGGGGCTACGGCGACTTCGCCATGCTCCCCGACCTCACCACCCTGCGCAGGGTGCCCTGGAACGAGAGCACCGCGATGGTCACCGCCGACCTCGCGTGGAGCGACGGTTCACCCGTCCTCGCCGCGCCCCGCCAGATACTGCGCCGCCAGCTGGCCCGCCTCGCCGAACACGGCTACACCGCGCACGCGGGCACCGAGCTCGAGTTCATCGTCTTCAAGGACACCTACGAACAGGCCTGGGACCGCGGCTACCGGGGCCTCACCCCGGCCAACCAGTACAACGTCGACTACTCCGTCCTCGGCACCGGCCGCGTCGAACCCCTGCTGCGCCGCATCCGCAACGAGATGGCGGGCGCCGGCCTCACCGTCGAGTCGGCCAAGGGCGAGTGCAACCCCGGCCAGCACGAGATCGTGTTCCGCTACGACGAGGCCCTGGTCACCTGCGACCAGCACGCCGTCTACAAGACGGGCGCCAAGGAGATCGCCGCGCAGGAAGGCGTCGCGCTCACCTTCATGGCCAAGTTCAACGAGCGCGAGGGCAACTCCTGCCACATCCACCTCTCGCTCCGGTCCACCGACGACCCCGGCCGCAGCGTCATGGCGGACGAGGACGGCGCCATGTCCCCGGTGATGCGGCACTTCCTCGCCGGACAGCTCGCGGCCCTGCGCGACTTCTCGGTCCTGTACGCCCCGAACATCAACTCCTACAAGCGTTTCCAGCCCGGCTCCTTCGCCCCGACCGCCGTCGCCTGGGGCGCCGACAACCGGACCTGCGCGCTCCGGGTCGTCGGGCACGGCCAGTCCCTGCGCTTCGAGAACCGGCTCCCCGGCGGCGACGTCAACCCGTACCTCGCCGTCGCCGGACTCGTCGCCGCCGGCCTGTACGGCATCGAGCAGGGTCTCGAACTGCCCGAGCCCTGCGCGGGGAACGCGTACACCGCCGCCTACGACCACGTGCCCACGACCCTGCGCGAGGCCGCCGGGCTCTGGGAGCACAGCGAGATCGCGAAGGCGGCCTTCGGCGAAGAGACCGTCGCGCACTACGCCAACATGGCGCGCGTCGAACTCGCCGCCTTCGACGCGGCGGTCACCGACTGGGAGATCAAGCGCTCCTTCGAACGTCTGTGA
- a CDS encoding aldehyde dehydrogenase, with protein sequence MTREHQVLNPATEELVATVPATTAAGVDAAVNRAAAAQRSWSALAPADRARLLRRFAAAVDGRTEELARLEVREAGHTISNARWEAGNVRDLLDFAAGGVERLSGRQIPVPGGIDITLLEPLGVIGVIAPWNFPMPIAAWGLAPALAAGNAVLLKPAETTPLTALRLAALALEAGLPEHLFQVLPGAGDEAGSALVEHPGVAKIVFTGSTRVGKQIMAKCAEHVKRITLELGGKSPNIVFADADIEAAAAAAPMSFLDNAGQDCCARTRILVQRSAYDRFLELLAPAVAAVVVGDPSDEKTQMGPLISRTQLDRVRSLVPEGAAAVRGSAPEGPGFWFPPTVLTDAPADSPVATDEVFGPVAVVLPFEDEADAVRLANATRYGLAGSLWTRDVGRALRVSQAVRAGNLSVNSHSAVRYWTPFGGYKLSGLGRELGPDALTAFTETKNVFLSTEA encoded by the coding sequence TTGACCCGTGAGCACCAGGTACTGAACCCGGCGACCGAGGAACTCGTCGCCACCGTGCCGGCCACCACCGCGGCCGGGGTGGACGCCGCCGTCAACCGGGCGGCCGCCGCCCAGCGGAGCTGGTCGGCGCTCGCCCCCGCCGACCGGGCCCGGCTGCTGCGCCGCTTCGCCGCCGCCGTGGACGGCCGGACCGAGGAGCTGGCCCGGCTGGAGGTCCGCGAGGCGGGCCACACCATCTCCAACGCCCGCTGGGAGGCGGGCAACGTCCGCGATCTGCTCGACTTCGCCGCCGGGGGAGTGGAACGGCTGAGTGGCCGGCAGATCCCCGTACCCGGCGGCATCGACATCACCCTGCTCGAACCCCTCGGCGTCATCGGCGTGATCGCACCGTGGAACTTCCCCATGCCGATCGCCGCCTGGGGACTGGCCCCCGCCCTCGCGGCCGGCAACGCCGTCCTCCTCAAGCCCGCCGAGACCACTCCGCTGACCGCGCTCCGGCTCGCCGCCCTGGCCCTGGAGGCCGGCCTGCCCGAACACCTCTTCCAGGTCCTGCCCGGCGCGGGCGACGAGGCGGGCAGCGCACTGGTCGAGCACCCCGGCGTCGCCAAGATCGTCTTCACCGGCTCCACCCGGGTCGGCAAGCAGATCATGGCCAAGTGCGCCGAACACGTGAAGCGGATCACCCTCGAACTCGGCGGCAAGAGCCCCAACATCGTCTTCGCCGACGCCGACATCGAAGCCGCCGCGGCCGCCGCCCCGATGTCGTTCCTGGACAACGCGGGCCAGGACTGCTGCGCCCGCACCCGGATCCTCGTCCAGCGGTCCGCGTACGACCGCTTCCTGGAACTGCTCGCCCCGGCCGTCGCCGCCGTCGTCGTGGGCGACCCGTCCGACGAGAAGACGCAGATGGGACCGCTCATCTCGCGCACCCAGCTGGACCGGGTGCGCTCGCTCGTCCCCGAGGGGGCGGCCGCCGTCCGGGGCAGTGCGCCCGAGGGGCCCGGGTTCTGGTTCCCGCCGACCGTCCTCACCGACGCACCCGCCGACTCGCCCGTCGCCACCGACGAGGTGTTCGGGCCGGTCGCGGTCGTGCTGCCCTTCGAGGACGAGGCTGACGCCGTCCGGCTCGCCAACGCGACGCGCTACGGCCTCGCGGGCTCCCTCTGGACGCGGGACGTGGGACGCGCGCTACGCGTCTCGCAGGCCGTCCGGGCGGGAAACCTCTCCGTCAACTCCCACTCCGCGGTCCGCTACTGGACCCCGTTCGGCGGGTACAAACTGTCCGGCCTCGGCCGCGAACTCGGACCCGACGCCCTCACCGCCTTCACCGAAACCAAGAACGTCTTCCTCAGTACGGAGGCCTGA
- a CDS encoding 3-oxoacyl-ACP reductase — protein sequence MTTDNGNICRRLVGRTAVITGAGSGIGLATAHRLASEGAHVVCGDVDETAGKAAAEAVGGTFVQVDVTDPGQVEALFAAAHDTYGSVDVAFNNAGISPPDDDSILTTGLEAWKRVQDVNLTSVYLCCKAALPYMRRQGRGSIINTASFVARMGAATSQISYTASKGGVLAMSRELGVQFAREGIRVNALCPGPVNTPLLRELFAKDPERAARRLVHIPLGRFAEATEIAAAVAFLASDDSSFVNATDFLVDGGISGAYVTPL from the coding sequence ATGACCACGGACAACGGGAACATCTGCCGCCGCCTCGTCGGCCGCACCGCCGTCATCACCGGTGCCGGCAGCGGCATCGGGCTCGCCACCGCCCACCGGCTCGCCTCCGAGGGCGCGCACGTGGTCTGCGGCGATGTCGACGAGACCGCAGGCAAGGCGGCCGCCGAAGCGGTCGGCGGCACCTTCGTGCAGGTCGACGTCACCGATCCCGGACAGGTCGAGGCCCTGTTCGCGGCGGCACACGACACCTACGGCTCCGTCGACGTCGCCTTCAACAACGCCGGCATCTCGCCGCCCGACGACGACTCCATCCTCACCACGGGCCTGGAGGCCTGGAAGCGCGTCCAGGACGTCAACCTCACCTCCGTCTACCTGTGCTGCAAGGCGGCCCTGCCCTACATGCGGCGCCAGGGGCGCGGCTCCATCATCAACACCGCCTCGTTCGTCGCCAGGATGGGCGCGGCGACCTCCCAGATCTCGTACACCGCCTCCAAGGGCGGGGTGCTCGCGATGTCCCGGGAACTGGGCGTCCAGTTCGCCCGCGAGGGCATCCGGGTCAACGCCCTGTGCCCGGGGCCCGTCAACACCCCGCTGCTGCGGGAGCTGTTCGCCAAGGACCCGGAGCGCGCGGCCCGCCGGCTGGTGCACATCCCGCTCGGCCGGTTCGCCGAGGCGACCGAGATCGCGGCCGCCGTCGCCTTCCTGGCGAGCGACGACTCCTCCTTCGTCAACGCCACCGACTTCCTCGTCGACGGCGGAATCTCCGGCGCCTACGTCACGCCCCTGTAG
- a CDS encoding DUF2510 domain-containing protein, translating to MSNATPPGWYPDTAAPGCERWWDGTAWTAHTRPYATAQPYSPALPASPAGSGGGSGGSGGRIIAMVVAGAVVVGAAVTGAVLLGRDDDAKRPEARSSTAPPADTATHDGPGSPSPDASADDDSDPAVLVDQLNGITLPVPEGWERPESTVEQVLTMRTARSYSCPGSSADFCYHGTVTTRTPNAMDADTAERLARDDIAEAADAAYEKNAVGTRIHGGIMSHKQLAAASVSVAGRTGYLVRWRVVTGKGPGGYVQSLAFPSSVGSESLVVVRYAFDAGPDGPPLSLMDTLTKGIRPIGDSATSGGVGSSVAP from the coding sequence ATGAGCAACGCGACACCGCCCGGCTGGTACCCGGACACGGCCGCACCGGGTTGCGAGCGGTGGTGGGACGGGACGGCATGGACCGCCCACACCCGCCCGTACGCCACCGCGCAGCCGTACAGCCCCGCGCTGCCCGCTTCCCCGGCCGGGTCGGGCGGGGGAAGCGGCGGCAGCGGCGGCCGGATCATCGCCATGGTGGTGGCCGGTGCGGTCGTCGTCGGCGCGGCGGTGACCGGCGCGGTGCTGCTCGGCAGGGACGACGACGCCAAGCGGCCGGAGGCCCGGTCCAGCACCGCCCCGCCCGCGGACACCGCCACCCACGACGGCCCGGGGAGCCCGTCGCCGGACGCCTCCGCCGACGACGACAGCGACCCGGCCGTCCTGGTGGACCAGCTCAACGGCATCACCCTGCCGGTCCCCGAGGGCTGGGAGAGGCCCGAGAGCACCGTGGAGCAGGTGCTCACCATGCGAACGGCCCGCTCCTACAGCTGCCCCGGCAGCTCCGCCGACTTCTGCTACCACGGCACGGTGACCACGCGGACACCCAACGCCATGGACGCCGACACCGCCGAGCGCCTCGCCAGGGACGACATAGCCGAGGCTGCGGACGCGGCCTACGAGAAGAACGCCGTCGGGACCCGGATCCACGGCGGCATCATGTCCCACAAGCAGCTCGCGGCCGCCTCGGTGAGCGTGGCGGGACGCACCGGGTACCTGGTGCGCTGGCGGGTCGTCACCGGGAAGGGCCCCGGCGGGTACGTGCAGTCGCTCGCCTTCCCGTCGAGCGTCGGCAGCGAGTCGCTCGTCGTCGTGCGCTACGCCTTCGACGCCGGGCCCGACGGGCCGCCGCTCTCCCTCATGGACACCCTCACCAAGGGCATCCGGCCGATCGGTGACAGCGCGACGAGCGGCGGCGTCGGCAGCTCCGTGGCCCCCTGA